One window of Macrococcus sp. 19Msa1099 genomic DNA carries:
- a CDS encoding dipeptide epimerase: MKITKITGYQIELPLKEPFVINYATYPYMPAFILAIETDEGITGYGEAVPDEHVNGEHVNAAFEIMQHVIAPALINRNPLNINAILNRLDDLIIHNPSIKAAVDIALHDILGKKAGLPLYELLGGKTKDRLSYAKVLSVKPFEQLKDDIDVLIEQGYNVIKVKLGGDVVSDCRKLEQILDYVDESIEVRVDCNQAWSSPKRVAQMVNQLDYPNLMWIEQPLSYKEIEGLNYLYDHMKVPLMVDESILNVKQLVQLNINTDLINVKLMKCGGIKAAVHIINYAEAHDIPCQIGSMVESSIGSAAGYHVAMSHHNVQSTELTGPLLFSKEIGNLKYEIPYVYLSEAPGLGIEIDQQSLNAITTRQFEMSEINE; this comes from the coding sequence TTGAAAATAACTAAGATAACAGGCTATCAAATTGAATTGCCGTTAAAAGAACCATTCGTTATTAATTATGCTACGTATCCTTATATGCCGGCATTTATTTTAGCAATAGAAACAGACGAAGGCATTACAGGATATGGTGAAGCTGTACCTGATGAACATGTAAATGGGGAACATGTGAATGCAGCTTTTGAAATTATGCAGCATGTCATTGCACCAGCATTGATTAACAGAAATCCGCTGAACATTAATGCGATACTGAATAGATTAGATGACTTAATCATTCATAACCCTTCAATAAAAGCAGCTGTAGATATTGCATTACATGATATTCTTGGGAAGAAGGCTGGACTCCCATTATATGAATTACTAGGTGGTAAAACGAAAGACAGACTATCATATGCAAAAGTGTTAAGCGTTAAACCATTTGAGCAACTAAAGGATGATATCGATGTTTTAATAGAACAGGGATACAATGTTATTAAAGTCAAGCTTGGTGGAGATGTGGTATCGGACTGCAGAAAGTTAGAACAGATTCTGGATTATGTAGACGAATCGATTGAAGTTCGTGTCGATTGTAATCAAGCGTGGTCTTCGCCGAAACGTGTTGCACAAATGGTCAATCAATTAGATTATCCGAATTTAATGTGGATAGAACAACCGTTAAGTTATAAGGAAATTGAAGGGCTAAATTACTTATATGACCATATGAAAGTACCGTTGATGGTTGATGAGAGTATATTAAATGTTAAGCAGCTTGTACAACTTAATATTAATACAGATTTAATCAACGTTAAATTAATGAAGTGTGGGGGTATAAAAGCAGCAGTTCATATTATTAATTACGCTGAGGCACATGATATTCCATGCCAAATAGGTTCTATGGTCGAATCTTCTATCGGCAGTGCTGCGGGGTATCATGTTGCAATGAGCCATCATAATGTACAGTCTACTGAACTGACAGGACCCCTGTTATTCAGTAAGGAAATCGGAAATTTAAAATATGAAATTCCATATGTCTACTTAAGTGAGGCACCAGGACTTGGAATAGAAATAGATCAGCAAAGTTTAAATGCAATAACGACACGACAATTCGAAATGAGTGAAATAAATGAATAG
- a CDS encoding amidohydrolase encodes MQEINTELNSIAEVSWKEQKTTEYLTTYLKDYTIERFNKTGFLLQIDGKIKDAIAFRTDIDALPYRLNNELKVLHACGHDVHMTILTGFILKLKEMNYKPKHTLKFIFQPAEELGEGAKYVVEHEQGALEHVHYLFGMHVRPLNELKKGQFSASIQHGASGTIYMDVITKAGHAGRPWESINSIDIVMEIYEHIKRINMGSNRNYSVKMTKINTMNGQDNSIPGHVSVTFDIRANYNDTMDELIAVFNKILDDSKVQYAEQDVLINTRIDGYTVAAQIDPDAKELLKKAIKSKRFEYVDTIYTPGAEDFHNYTYALPDIKSTMLGIGCNMEHGLHHPDMNLDKSVIFDAIEIFYQLLLDIDK; translated from the coding sequence ATGCAAGAAATTAATACAGAATTGAACAGTATTGCAGAAGTAAGCTGGAAGGAACAGAAGACGACAGAGTATTTAACCACGTATTTAAAGGACTATACCATTGAACGCTTCAACAAAACCGGTTTTTTGCTGCAAATTGATGGTAAGATTAAAGATGCAATTGCATTTCGTACGGATATCGATGCGCTTCCATACCGTTTAAATAATGAATTGAAAGTGCTGCATGCATGTGGACATGATGTTCATATGACGATATTAACAGGCTTCATCTTAAAGCTAAAAGAGATGAACTATAAACCGAAACATACGTTAAAGTTTATTTTTCAGCCTGCTGAAGAACTAGGAGAAGGCGCGAAGTATGTTGTGGAACATGAACAAGGAGCTCTCGAACATGTACACTATTTATTTGGTATGCATGTACGTCCTTTAAATGAACTTAAAAAAGGTCAGTTTTCTGCAAGTATACAGCATGGTGCAAGTGGTACAATCTATATGGATGTAATTACTAAAGCAGGGCATGCGGGACGACCGTGGGAATCAATTAACAGTATTGATATCGTAATGGAGATATATGAACATATAAAGCGTATCAACATGGGAAGTAACCGTAATTATTCTGTTAAGATGACAAAGATTAATACGATGAACGGACAAGATAATTCCATTCCTGGGCACGTAAGCGTAACTTTTGATATTAGAGCCAATTATAATGATACGATGGATGAACTGATCGCAGTTTTTAATAAGATACTTGATGATAGTAAAGTTCAATATGCTGAACAAGATGTATTGATCAATACTAGGATTGACGGTTATACAGTAGCTGCACAAATAGATCCAGATGCGAAGGAACTTCTGAAAAAAGCGATAAAAAGCAAAAGATTTGAATATGTTGATACCATCTATACTCCAGGTGCAGAAGATTTCCATAACTATACGTATGCACTGCCGGATATCAAGTCGACAATGCTAGGGATTGGGTGTAATATGGAACATGGATTGCATCATCCTGATATGAATCTGGATAAATCAGTCATCTTTGATGCGATAGAAATATTTTATCAACTTTTATTAGATATCGATAAATAA